From Crateriforma spongiae, a single genomic window includes:
- a CDS encoding MATE family efflux transporter: protein MKSMEKDAAVPTEFTDQVQQVHESSELIDVVSPTGEVRSGDVAPDPGDPSTDTLGQAMAEVIRVAMPLMISTGTFSVVLFADRTFLLWYDGAAMSASMAAGNLFWTLICVPVGVSGMTGAVVSQYVGSRQREMIGRFLWQVVWFALATLPLFGLIGTLAPTLFSLTGQPAGLIELESAYLRLLMWGAGGIVLESGLSGFFAGTERTHVIMWASIASGVVNLVLDWMFIFGMNMGPLQIEAMGIIGAGWASLISFWFKGGLFAFLLARPKFQESYRILAGISFDPALIRKLLFFGLPSGLMSLTEAAGFTAIVLQIGQLGDLPLRATTMAINFNMIAYVPLVGVAIAASVLVGRHLTESGPSRAVKSVAGALSIGWIYSMVWAVLYLAFPDQLLALYQWGDASEDSMVAISLARNLLGFVAIYVIVDATQLIVAGSLRGAGDTWFVLLSGLFASIIACSIGIVFEPETGRLTWWWWVVTGWVFLLAASMVGRFLQGRWKSMRMV from the coding sequence ATGAAAAGCATGGAAAAGGATGCAGCGGTGCCAACGGAGTTCACCGACCAGGTGCAGCAGGTCCACGAATCGTCGGAGCTGATCGATGTCGTTTCGCCCACCGGCGAAGTTCGATCCGGCGATGTTGCGCCCGACCCCGGTGATCCGTCGACCGACACGTTGGGCCAGGCCATGGCCGAAGTGATTCGCGTGGCGATGCCGCTGATGATCAGCACGGGCACGTTTTCGGTGGTGCTGTTTGCCGATCGTACGTTCTTGCTGTGGTACGACGGTGCGGCGATGAGCGCATCGATGGCTGCGGGCAATTTGTTCTGGACGCTGATCTGTGTTCCGGTCGGCGTGTCGGGCATGACCGGCGCCGTCGTCAGCCAGTACGTCGGCAGCCGACAACGTGAAATGATCGGTCGCTTTCTATGGCAGGTCGTTTGGTTTGCTTTGGCCACGTTGCCGCTGTTCGGTTTGATCGGAACGCTCGCGCCGACGTTGTTTTCACTGACCGGTCAACCCGCGGGCTTGATCGAATTGGAATCGGCATACCTTCGGCTGCTGATGTGGGGGGCCGGAGGGATCGTTCTGGAATCCGGTTTAAGCGGTTTCTTTGCCGGTACGGAACGGACGCACGTGATCATGTGGGCCAGTATCGCATCGGGCGTCGTGAATCTGGTTTTGGATTGGATGTTCATTTTTGGAATGAACATGGGGCCGCTGCAAATCGAAGCGATGGGCATCATCGGTGCCGGTTGGGCCAGTTTGATCTCGTTCTGGTTCAAGGGCGGGTTGTTCGCATTCTTGTTGGCACGGCCCAAGTTTCAGGAAAGCTATCGGATTCTGGCCGGCATCTCTTTTGATCCCGCGTTGATCCGCAAGTTGTTGTTCTTCGGTTTGCCTTCGGGATTGATGTCGTTAACCGAGGCGGCTGGGTTCACCGCGATCGTCTTGCAAATCGGACAACTGGGGGACTTGCCACTGCGAGCGACCACGATGGCGATCAATTTCAACATGATCGCTTATGTCCCGTTGGTCGGCGTCGCGATCGCCGCATCGGTCCTGGTGGGGCGGCATTTGACCGAAAGTGGTCCGTCACGAGCGGTCAAATCGGTGGCCGGGGCTCTATCGATCGGTTGGATCTATTCGATGGTTTGGGCGGTGTTGTACCTGGCGTTTCCCGATCAACTGCTGGCGCTCTATCAGTGGGGGGACGCATCGGAAGATTCGATGGTGGCGATATCGCTGGCGCGGAACTTGTTGGGGTTCGTCGCCATTTATGTAATCGTCGATGCGACGCAATTGATCGTGGCCGGATCGCTTCGAGGGGCCGGTGACACTTGGTTCGTTTTGCTGTCCGGATTGTTTGCGTCGATCATCGCTTGCAGCATCGGCATCGTTTTCGAACCGGAAACGGGACGGCTGACTTGGTGGTGGTGGGTTGTCACCGGGTGGGTGTTCTTGCTGGCCGCATCAATGGTGGGGCGATTCTTGCAAGGACGCTGGAAATCGATGCGGATGGTGTAG
- a CDS encoding diacylglycerol kinase, with protein MTDPHSRSTWRQKFADASRGIGVAVRGQKSFWVHFPAGILVLMTAFALRLPATSMAILWLTVGVVIAAEVANSAFEALVHTVHPSFDPRIGRALDMAAGAVLVLSIAAVAVGICLLGWPLWKFVVGVAAA; from the coding sequence ATGACCGATCCCCATTCACGATCTACATGGCGTCAAAAGTTTGCCGACGCGAGCCGCGGTATCGGCGTCGCGGTCCGGGGACAGAAAAGCTTTTGGGTCCACTTTCCGGCCGGCATTCTGGTTTTGATGACGGCGTTTGCACTGCGTCTGCCCGCCACATCCATGGCGATTCTGTGGCTGACCGTCGGCGTGGTGATCGCGGCGGAAGTCGCCAACAGCGCCTTCGAGGCGTTGGTTCACACGGTGCACCCCAGCTTCGATCCGCGGATCGGCCGCGCGCTGGACATGGCCGCCGGCGCGGTCTTGGTTTTATCGATTGCCGCGGTGGCCGTGGGCATCTGCCTGCTGGGCTGGCCGTTGTGGAAATTTGTCGTCGGGGTGGCAGCCGCCTGA
- a CDS encoding LPS-assembly protein LptD: MSAAQVRRRLSTALTLICGLMLALSGIGPASRTATAQFPASDAATTDESAPQISRQPPRVDGDRIAKWNRGGADISWLRDNCRLMFEDRIYLCDQVLLVVDGPPGRVRTRFVISGVSDGKGGQTGPLSGVIYSALEPQIQSPTPIPVPQNLPALASHLPGGWPDVRLPQSSSNQGDLRLAGHSESPAEGSGTGDGGVRQAQYASPLPVPDSLPDQMFGPTLVPPPATSFPGTPGVGTPVPNQTTLPDAPRIQNGEGQFRIFSADGRHEIEFVSRNPAAPLSIQNVPRPALGEEVWVARGGATVLIRDVQAQLPGGQFLDLGTISLSAHRIVAWTPLLNDLMQGRADMTSHDLELYLEGDIVFRQGDRIIYAESMYYNVTQETGMVLDAEAISTIPDYQGVVRLKADVLQQVAEGNFQAFGAAVTTSRLGVPRYWLQSDQLSFRQRLRTTVDPITNQTIQATDSYVSSRDNFIYFGSVPVFYWPRLSASIRKPPLYLTGANFKNDDIFGTQVMLEWDLFQLLGYDSAPDGVDVRIKTDYLSDRGPAFGTRTTYDRTSFFGIPGHVRGQTDGYLIHDTGLDTLGQDRRDLTPEKTWRGKSWLQHRHTFNSGWEFIAEVGYISDRNFLEQYFESDWDQQKDYTTGARLRRYGGSQLLDLSVEARVNDFFKETQQLPVLEHYAIGLSPLGNALTWTMNNKVGYVDLNIADTPVDPVEAASMTTLPGEVDAQGLIASTRHELSVPLDLGPLNLSPFVGGDATYFGEDINGDSLTRLTGQAGVRASLPMYRIDPTIQSALLNVRGLAHKIEWVGEYFYADSDANFDDLPYYDSLDDNAQEQFRRRFIIDQFGGVLPAQFDPRDYGFRQGIQRYVTSPSDVVVADQQQIRLGVHQRFQTRRGLPGRERITDILRLDIDTILMPDADRDNYGETVGPTTYDASFHLGDRVSLLSDGYIDFFDDGLRSISGGIRMSRPGLGDVYAGLINIDGPVTSTALRTSLDYRLNEKWIVRAGSTYDFADVGNVGQTIGLTRIGESFLTGFEVTVDAGRENVGFNFFVLPRFFPTGRGRVGGQLIPPPGVEGLE, translated from the coding sequence ATGTCTGCTGCGCAGGTCCGACGACGGCTTTCAACCGCATTGACCCTGATCTGCGGGTTGATGCTGGCACTCTCAGGCATCGGTCCCGCGTCCCGAACCGCGACCGCCCAATTCCCGGCATCCGACGCGGCGACCACGGATGAATCGGCACCACAAATCTCGCGACAGCCGCCCCGAGTCGATGGCGACCGAATCGCCAAATGGAATCGCGGCGGGGCCGACATCAGCTGGCTGCGAGACAATTGTCGACTGATGTTCGAAGACCGCATCTATCTGTGCGATCAGGTGCTGTTGGTCGTCGATGGTCCGCCCGGGCGCGTCCGAACGCGATTCGTAATTTCTGGTGTTTCCGACGGCAAAGGCGGGCAAACGGGTCCGCTTTCGGGCGTGATTTATTCGGCATTGGAACCCCAAATTCAATCGCCTACTCCGATCCCGGTGCCGCAAAACCTGCCCGCATTGGCGTCACACCTTCCCGGTGGTTGGCCCGACGTACGATTGCCTCAATCGTCATCCAACCAGGGTGATCTTCGTCTGGCAGGTCATTCGGAATCGCCCGCCGAAGGCTCGGGAACGGGCGACGGTGGGGTTCGGCAAGCCCAATACGCATCGCCGCTTCCGGTTCCCGATTCGCTGCCGGACCAGATGTTCGGGCCCACATTGGTGCCGCCCCCGGCCACAAGTTTTCCGGGCACGCCCGGCGTGGGCACCCCGGTGCCGAACCAGACGACGCTGCCCGATGCGCCGCGAATTCAAAACGGCGAAGGACAATTTCGAATTTTCTCGGCCGACGGTCGACACGAAATCGAGTTTGTTTCACGCAATCCCGCCGCCCCACTTTCGATTCAAAACGTTCCGCGTCCGGCCTTGGGGGAAGAGGTCTGGGTCGCCCGCGGTGGAGCCACCGTTCTGATCCGCGACGTCCAAGCCCAGTTACCCGGCGGACAGTTTCTGGACCTCGGCACGATCTCGTTGTCCGCCCATCGCATCGTCGCGTGGACGCCCTTGCTGAATGATTTGATGCAAGGCCGCGCTGACATGACGTCCCATGATTTGGAGCTGTATCTGGAAGGCGACATCGTGTTTCGGCAAGGAGACCGGATCATCTATGCCGAATCGATGTATTACAACGTGACCCAGGAAACCGGGATGGTGCTGGACGCCGAAGCCATCAGCACGATTCCCGATTACCAGGGCGTGGTGCGATTGAAAGCGGATGTGCTGCAGCAGGTCGCCGAAGGCAATTTCCAAGCGTTCGGTGCCGCGGTGACGACCAGCCGTCTGGGCGTGCCGCGCTATTGGCTGCAAAGCGATCAATTGTCATTTCGCCAGCGTTTGCGGACCACCGTCGACCCGATCACCAATCAAACGATCCAGGCGACCGATTCGTACGTTTCCAGCCGCGACAACTTCATTTACTTCGGCAGCGTTCCGGTTTTCTATTGGCCGCGTTTAAGCGCCAGCATCCGCAAGCCGCCGTTGTATCTGACCGGGGCCAATTTCAAGAACGATGACATCTTCGGAACACAGGTCATGTTGGAATGGGACCTGTTCCAACTGCTGGGATACGACTCGGCCCCGGACGGCGTCGATGTGCGCATCAAAACGGACTACCTCAGTGACCGTGGCCCGGCGTTTGGCACCCGCACCACGTATGACCGCACCAGCTTCTTTGGCATCCCCGGACATGTTCGTGGACAAACCGACGGCTATCTGATTCACGACACGGGCCTGGACACCCTGGGGCAGGACCGCCGTGACTTGACGCCGGAAAAGACTTGGCGTGGCAAGTCCTGGCTTCAACACCGTCACACGTTCAACAGCGGCTGGGAATTCATCGCCGAGGTCGGTTACATCAGCGATCGCAATTTCTTGGAACAATACTTTGAAAGCGATTGGGACCAGCAAAAAGACTACACCACCGGTGCAAGGCTTCGTCGTTACGGCGGCAGCCAATTGTTGGATTTGTCCGTCGAAGCAAGAGTCAATGACTTCTTCAAAGAAACACAGCAACTGCCCGTCCTGGAACACTATGCGATCGGACTTTCGCCGCTGGGCAACGCGTTGACGTGGACGATGAACAACAAAGTCGGCTACGTCGATTTGAATATCGCTGACACGCCGGTCGATCCGGTCGAAGCCGCATCGATGACGACACTGCCGGGTGAAGTCGATGCGCAAGGCTTGATCGCATCAACGCGACACGAATTGTCCGTTCCGCTGGACTTGGGTCCGCTGAACCTGAGCCCCTTTGTCGGTGGCGATGCGACGTATTTCGGCGAAGACATCAACGGCGATTCGCTGACACGTTTGACCGGACAAGCGGGCGTCCGAGCCAGTTTGCCGATGTACCGTATCGATCCGACGATTCAAAGCGCGTTGCTGAATGTCCGCGGCTTGGCCCACAAGATCGAATGGGTGGGCGAATACTTTTATGCCGACAGCGACGCGAACTTTGACGACTTGCCGTACTACGATTCGCTCGATGACAACGCACAGGAACAATTTCGCCGTCGATTCATCATCGATCAATTTGGCGGTGTGTTACCGGCACAGTTCGATCCGCGCGATTATGGATTCCGTCAAGGGATCCAACGCTACGTCACCAGCCCCAGTGATGTGGTGGTGGCCGACCAGCAACAGATTCGCTTGGGGGTTCACCAACGATTCCAAACACGACGTGGCTTGCCGGGCCGGGAACGCATCACGGACATCTTGCGGTTGGACATCGACACCATCCTGATGCCCGACGCCGATCGTGATAATTATGGCGAAACGGTCGGACCGACAACGTACGACGCAAGCTTTCACCTGGGCGATCGCGTTTCATTGCTAAGCGACGGCTACATCGATTTCTTCGACGATGGTTTGCGCAGCATCAGCGGTGGCATACGCATGAGCCGACCGGGCTTGGGCGATGTCTATGCGGGGTTGATCAACATCGATGGACCGGTGACCAGCACAGCCCTGCGGACATCATTGGATTATCGCTTGAACGAAAAGTGGATCGTCCGCGCGGGATCCACCTATGACTTTGCCGACGTTGGTAACGTCGGACAAACGATCGGACTGACTCGCATCGGTGAATCTTTCTTGACGGGATTCGAGGTCACGGTGGACGCCGGACGAGAAAACGTCGGCTTCAACTTCTTCGTTCTGCCGCGATTCTTCCCGACGGGTCGAGGCCGTGTGGGTGGCCAACTGATTCCGCCGCCAGGTGTGGAGGGCTTGGAATGA
- a CDS encoding 3'-5' exonuclease, translating to MTQSVTYLVFDVESVADGDLIAKVRYPGEGLTPAEAITRYQSEIFEKSGTTFIPHTFQIPIAVVIAKLDAEFRMLDLVSLDEPHFRSHVITANFWKGWDMYRRPTWITFNGRSFDLPIMEMAAFRYGISLAKWFSGSGYKALRNRFNSEAHLDLQDLLTNFGAARLNGGLNLAAQLLGKPGKMGLNGEAVQQKYDEGGKMEISDYCRCDVLDTYFVFLRCMVLTGKLTLEQEIELVQQAKDFIQQRAADCQAYQDYLGQWGEWVDPWEAEAVDEADENGDATGPSESGDSNHGSTAEQTTDSEPTSSPVEADSTANPQSDSATDVTPKTS from the coding sequence ATGACGCAATCGGTCACCTACCTAGTATTTGATGTCGAAAGCGTGGCCGATGGCGATCTGATTGCCAAAGTCCGATACCCCGGCGAAGGGCTGACGCCGGCCGAAGCGATCACGAGGTATCAATCGGAAATCTTCGAAAAGTCCGGAACGACGTTCATCCCGCATACCTTTCAAATCCCGATCGCGGTGGTCATCGCCAAACTGGACGCGGAATTTCGGATGCTGGATTTGGTTTCACTTGACGAACCCCATTTCCGCAGTCATGTGATCACGGCGAATTTTTGGAAGGGGTGGGACATGTACCGTCGGCCCACCTGGATCACCTTCAACGGACGATCGTTCGATCTGCCGATCATGGAAATGGCGGCATTTCGTTACGGCATCTCGCTGGCAAAATGGTTTTCCGGTTCCGGTTACAAAGCCCTGCGCAACCGTTTCAACAGCGAAGCCCATTTGGACCTGCAGGACCTGTTGACCAATTTCGGCGCCGCACGATTGAACGGTGGATTGAACTTGGCGGCACAGTTGTTGGGCAAGCCCGGCAAGATGGGCTTGAACGGCGAAGCGGTCCAACAGAAATACGACGAAGGCGGCAAGATGGAAATCAGCGACTACTGTCGCTGTGACGTCTTGGACACGTACTTTGTCTTTCTCCGGTGCATGGTTTTGACCGGCAAGTTGACACTGGAACAAGAGATCGAATTGGTCCAGCAGGCCAAGGATTTCATCCAACAACGTGCCGCCGATTGCCAGGCCTATCAGGACTATCTGGGGCAATGGGGTGAATGGGTCGACCCCTGGGAAGCCGAGGCGGTGGACGAAGCCGACGAGAACGGTGATGCGACGGGGCCATCGGAATCGGGCGACAGCAACCACGGATCCACCGCCGAACAAACGACTGATTCGGAACCGACTTCATCGCCGGTGGAAGCCGATTCCACGGCAAATCCCCAGTCTGATTCGGCCACCGACGTGACCCCCAAAACGTCCTAA
- the pepT gene encoding peptidase T, protein MQINRQRLLDRFLRYVQIDTPADPHSKTYPSTEAQRDLAVVLAEELRAMSAEDVQIDDNALVWATVPAVGDSGNVPTIALVAHMDVSPEAPATSVKPQVIESYAGGDIPLPAGNVITVDGCPDLKDMVSQTLITTDGTTLLGGDDKAGVAIIMELAHTLIENPSLPRGPIRLLFTCDEEIGHGTDKIDLDKLGADVAYTIDGGGADVLDVETFSADGATVRFTGHNIHPAIAKDRMINAMRPVAEFVARLPKDHCTPETTDGREGFIHAHDMKARTGEGTVELILRSFDTADLEEYAKLIRRIAAEVAADHPGIEYEVSVYRQYRNLADGLKKLPESVTLAEKAFQNLGRTCTKAIIRGGTDGSQLTEKGLPTPNLSSGQHNIHSVTEFACLDEMVAATEHLVELAKLWGSIRR, encoded by the coding sequence ATGCAAATCAATCGCCAACGCCTGCTGGATCGCTTTCTGCGTTACGTCCAAATCGACACGCCGGCGGATCCGCACAGCAAGACATACCCCAGCACCGAGGCGCAGCGTGACTTGGCGGTAGTGCTGGCCGAAGAATTGCGTGCCATGTCGGCCGAAGATGTTCAGATCGACGACAACGCTTTGGTCTGGGCGACCGTACCCGCCGTCGGCGATTCCGGCAATGTTCCGACGATAGCGTTGGTCGCCCACATGGATGTCTCACCCGAGGCACCGGCCACGTCGGTCAAGCCGCAGGTGATCGAGTCCTACGCCGGCGGCGATATTCCACTTCCCGCGGGAAATGTGATCACGGTCGATGGCTGTCCGGACCTGAAAGACATGGTGTCGCAGACTTTGATCACCACCGACGGCACCACATTGCTTGGCGGTGATGATAAAGCCGGGGTGGCGATCATCATGGAATTGGCACACACGCTGATCGAAAATCCATCGTTGCCACGCGGTCCGATTCGGTTGTTGTTCACCTGTGACGAAGAAATCGGTCACGGAACCGATAAGATCGACCTGGACAAACTTGGGGCCGATGTGGCCTACACCATCGACGGTGGCGGAGCGGACGTGTTGGATGTCGAAACATTCTCGGCCGATGGGGCGACGGTCCGTTTCACCGGACACAACATTCACCCGGCAATCGCGAAGGATCGCATGATCAACGCGATGCGCCCGGTCGCGGAATTCGTCGCGAGATTGCCCAAAGATCACTGCACCCCGGAAACCACCGACGGTCGCGAAGGCTTCATTCACGCCCATGACATGAAGGCGCGAACGGGCGAAGGCACCGTCGAACTGATTTTACGTTCGTTCGACACCGCTGATTTGGAAGAATACGCCAAGCTGATCCGACGAATCGCCGCCGAAGTGGCTGCCGATCATCCGGGCATCGAATATGAGGTCAGTGTTTATCGACAGTATCGCAATCTGGCCGACGGGCTGAAAAAGTTGCCCGAATCCGTGACTCTGGCCGAAAAAGCGTTTCAGAATCTGGGGCGAACCTGCACCAAAGCGATCATTCGTGGCGGCACCGATGGAAGCCAGTTGACCGAAAAAGGATTGCCGACGCCGAACCTGTCCAGCGGCCAGCACAATATCCACAGCGTGACGGAATTTGCGTGCCTGGATGAAATGGTCGCCGCCACCGAGCACTTGGTCGAATTGGCGAAATTGTGGGGATCGATTCGTCGCTAG